The Amycolatopsis viridis genome window below encodes:
- the lexA gene encoding transcriptional repressor LexA gives MSQETGETIRRPGGRFGDVHPLPDPEDVEEGLSPRQQQILEVIKAWIDRFGYPPSVREIGEAVGLTSTSSVSHQLRTLQRKGYLRRDANRPRAVGVLTAQAEAETTPMPKPAYVPLVGRIAAGGPVLAEQSIEDVFPLPKDIVGEGEVFLLSVTGDSMVDAAITDGDWVVVRQQPTANNGEIVAAMIDGEATVKTFKQKDGHVWLMPHNEAYDPIPGDEATILGKVVAVIRRL, from the coding sequence GTGTCGCAAGAGACGGGCGAGACGATCCGCAGGCCCGGGGGCCGGTTCGGGGACGTGCATCCCCTCCCCGACCCCGAGGACGTGGAGGAGGGCCTGAGCCCGCGCCAGCAGCAGATCCTCGAGGTCATCAAGGCGTGGATCGACCGCTTCGGCTACCCGCCCAGCGTCCGGGAGATCGGCGAGGCGGTCGGGCTCACGTCCACCTCGTCGGTGTCGCACCAGCTGCGCACGCTGCAGCGCAAGGGTTACCTGCGCCGGGACGCCAACCGCCCGCGTGCCGTCGGGGTGCTGACCGCCCAGGCCGAGGCGGAGACCACGCCGATGCCCAAGCCCGCGTACGTGCCGCTGGTCGGCCGGATCGCCGCCGGCGGGCCGGTCCTGGCCGAGCAGTCCATCGAGGACGTCTTCCCGCTGCCGAAGGACATCGTCGGCGAGGGCGAGGTCTTCCTGCTCAGCGTCACCGGTGACTCGATGGTCGACGCCGCGATCACCGACGGGGACTGGGTGGTCGTGCGCCAGCAGCCCACCGCCAACAACGGCGAGATCGTGGCCGCGATGATCGACGGCGAGGCCACGGTGAAGACGTTCAAGCAGAAGGACGGCCACGTCTGGCTGATGCCGCACAACGAGGCGTACGACCCGATCCCCGGCGACGAGGCCACGATCCTGGGCAAGGTCGTCGCGGTGATCCGCCGCCTCTGA
- a CDS encoding prevent-host-death protein, with product MSAVHYDSYSDARAHLKDLLDAAEKGRVATVRRDSATAAVVDVRRLRHFLASLVPSRAQAVPEAGGWSVFIPGLPVAADGASFDEAVGEMIDALREYAQDWQERLLDAPNHRDNWGLVQLISLSDDGQLRDWLVGAAR from the coding sequence ATGTCTGCTGTTCACTACGACAGCTACAGCGATGCGCGCGCACATCTGAAGGACCTGCTGGATGCCGCCGAGAAGGGCCGGGTCGCCACGGTCAGGCGGGACTCCGCGACGGCCGCCGTGGTGGATGTCAGGCGGCTGCGCCACTTCCTCGCGTCGCTCGTCCCCTCGCGCGCCCAGGCCGTCCCGGAAGCCGGGGGCTGGTCGGTGTTCATTCCGGGGCTGCCGGTGGCTGCGGACGGCGCGTCGTTCGACGAGGCGGTCGGCGAGATGATCGACGCCCTGCGGGAGTACGCGCAGGACTGGCAGGAGCGCCTGCTGGATGCTCCGAATCACCGGGACAACTGGGGTTTGGTGCAGTTGATCAGCCTCAGTGACGACGGGCAGCTACGCGACTGGCTTGTCGGCGCAGCACGGTGA
- a CDS encoding MFS transporter — protein sequence MTTTTRRGSLLGISLAYFLVLLDTTVLTVALPGIRADLGGSVAGQQWVVNGYTVSFAAFLLGGGALADRFGPLRVFRVGVASFGVLSLVSAAAPDLTLLVVLRVLLGVAGAACLPSSLSLISRLHPEPAARAKALGAWAAITGVALAAGPIAGGLLVDLAGWRAVFLVNVPLAVVGLALTRGRETTPAGRGFDVKTQLAACAFLGLLTEAIVDARPLAGVLALLVLVLFVHWERRATAPTVPPVLVRSRGVAVNLFAGAAVNFVLSGALFAVTLLLQNERHLTPVEAGLAFLPLTLPTAFNPLLTSRIVAARGPRLPVVAGLTLLTAGAAGLAATVHAPYPLLACGLLLLGFGVSLALPALVTGVVTAAPDGYAGTAGGLLNAVRQVGATVGVAVMGAVVATGEFGWAFLLAAAVAAAGQLLSFCQRNSNSKAHL from the coding sequence GTGACGACAACGACTCGCCGAGGCAGTCTGCTCGGCATCTCCCTCGCCTACTTCCTGGTCCTGCTGGACACCACCGTGCTCACCGTCGCGCTGCCCGGCATCCGCGCCGATCTCGGCGGATCGGTCGCCGGGCAGCAGTGGGTGGTCAACGGCTACACCGTCTCCTTCGCCGCGTTCCTGCTCGGCGGCGGCGCACTCGCCGACCGGTTCGGCCCGCTGCGCGTGTTCCGCGTGGGCGTCGCGAGCTTCGGCGTCCTCTCGCTGGTGTCGGCGGCCGCCCCGGACCTGACCCTGCTCGTCGTGCTGCGCGTCCTGCTCGGCGTCGCGGGCGCGGCGTGCCTGCCCAGTTCACTCTCTTTGATCAGCCGCCTGCACCCGGAACCGGCCGCGCGCGCGAAGGCGCTCGGCGCCTGGGCGGCGATCACCGGGGTGGCGCTCGCGGCCGGCCCGATCGCCGGTGGGCTGCTGGTCGATCTGGCGGGCTGGCGAGCGGTGTTCCTCGTCAACGTGCCGCTCGCGGTGGTCGGTCTCGCCCTGACCCGCGGCCGGGAGACGACGCCGGCCGGGCGCGGTTTCGACGTGAAGACCCAGCTCGCCGCGTGCGCGTTCCTCGGTCTGCTGACCGAGGCGATCGTGGACGCGCGCCCGCTCGCCGGTGTCCTCGCGCTGCTGGTGCTCGTGCTGTTCGTCCACTGGGAGCGTCGCGCCACCGCACCCACCGTGCCACCGGTGCTGGTCCGCAGCCGCGGCGTCGCGGTGAACCTGTTCGCCGGCGCGGCGGTGAACTTCGTGCTCTCCGGCGCGTTGTTCGCGGTGACGCTGCTGCTGCAGAACGAGCGGCACCTCACCCCGGTCGAGGCCGGGCTGGCGTTCCTGCCCCTGACCCTGCCGACCGCGTTCAACCCGCTGCTGACCAGCCGGATCGTCGCCGCCCGCGGGCCGCGCCTGCCGGTCGTGGCCGGTCTGACGCTGCTGACCGCCGGGGCCGCCGGCCTGGCCGCGACCGTCCACGCGCCCTACCCGCTGCTGGCGTGCGGCCTCCTGCTGCTGGGGTTCGGTGTGTCCCTCGCCCTGCCCGCGCTGGTCACCGGTGTGGTGACCGCTGCGCCCGACGGGTACGCCGGTACCGCCGGTGGCCTGCTCAACGCCGTCCGCCAGGTCGGGGCGACCGTGGGCGTCGCGGTGATGGGCGCGGTGGTGGCCACCGGCGAATTCGGCTGGGCGTTCCTGCTCGCCGCCGCGGTGGCGGCGGCCGGTCAGCTGCTGAGCTTCTGCCAGAGGAACTCGAACAGCAAGGCCCACTTGTAG
- a CDS encoding SDR family oxidoreductase: protein MSEPILVTGGTGVLGREVARCLLAPGREVRILSRRAKPVGTPYAWHTGDLRTADGLDAAVAGAGVIVHCATTLGAKDAATTRTLVEAARRAGAPHLVYISIVGVDRIPLPYYRAKLAAEEAVIASGLPWTVLRATQFHDLLFRGLEVQRRLPVVFHPAGFRFQPVDSREVAQRLAGLALGDPAGRAPDLGGPEVRDVTDLARLYLRARNRRRPLVPVPIPGAVGRGYRAGHHLTSNATGHRTFEQFLADRT from the coding sequence ATGAGCGAACCCATTCTCGTCACGGGCGGAACCGGTGTCCTCGGCCGGGAGGTCGCCCGCTGCCTCCTCGCGCCGGGGCGCGAGGTCCGGATCCTCAGCCGCCGGGCGAAGCCCGTCGGCACCCCCTACGCGTGGCACACCGGTGACCTGCGCACGGCTGACGGCCTGGACGCGGCGGTCGCGGGCGCCGGTGTGATCGTGCACTGCGCGACCACTCTCGGTGCGAAGGACGCCGCCACCACGCGAACGCTCGTCGAAGCCGCCCGGCGGGCCGGTGCACCGCACCTCGTGTACATCTCGATCGTCGGCGTCGACCGGATCCCGCTGCCGTACTACCGGGCCAAGCTCGCCGCGGAGGAGGCCGTGATCGCGTCCGGTCTGCCGTGGACGGTCCTGCGCGCCACGCAGTTCCACGATCTCCTGTTCCGTGGGCTGGAGGTTCAGCGGCGCCTCCCGGTCGTCTTCCACCCGGCCGGGTTCCGCTTCCAGCCGGTCGACTCGCGCGAGGTCGCGCAGCGCCTGGCCGGACTCGCGCTCGGCGACCCCGCCGGCCGCGCACCCGACCTGGGCGGACCGGAGGTCCGCGACGTCACCGACCTCGCCCGGCTCTACCTCCGCGCTCGCAACCGCCGCCGCCCGCTCGTGCCGGTTCCCATCCCCGGCGCGGTCGGCCGGGGATACCGCGCGGGCCACCACCTCACCTCGAACGCCACCGGCCACAGGACGTTCGAGCAGTTCCTGGCGGACCGCACGTGA
- the nrdR gene encoding transcriptional regulator NrdR: protein MRCPFCRHADSRVVDSREVDEGQAIRRRRSCSACGRRFTTSETMVLAVVKRSGVTEQFSRDKVVRGVRRACQGRPVDDDALQQLAQRVEESIRAAGVAEIPSHEVGLAILGPLRELDEVAYLRFASVYRSFSSVEDFEKEIADLRKAMAEKHGDDSAARA, encoded by the coding sequence ATGCGGTGTCCGTTCTGCCGTCACGCCGATTCCCGGGTCGTCGACTCACGGGAGGTGGACGAGGGGCAGGCCATCCGCCGCAGGCGGTCCTGCTCGGCGTGCGGGCGCCGGTTCACCACGTCCGAGACGATGGTGCTGGCGGTCGTCAAGCGGTCTGGCGTCACCGAGCAGTTCAGCCGGGACAAGGTGGTCCGGGGCGTTCGCCGGGCCTGCCAGGGCAGGCCGGTCGACGACGACGCCCTGCAGCAGCTCGCCCAGCGGGTCGAGGAGTCGATCCGCGCGGCCGGAGTCGCCGAGATCCCGAGCCACGAGGTCGGCCTGGCCATCCTCGGGCCGCTCCGGGAGCTCGACGAGGTCGCCTACCTCCGGTTCGCCAGCGTCTACCGCTCCTTCTCCTCGGTCGAGGACTTCGAGAAGGAGATCGCGGACCTGCGCAAGGCCATGGCTGAGAAGCACGGCGACGACAGCGCGGCCCGGGCATGA
- a CDS encoding prolyl oligopeptidase family serine peptidase, with product MADEDPYLWLEDVTGEQALEWVRQRNAESVAELTPSTRFEQLRAEAREVLDADDRIPYIRRRGEYFYNFWQDAAHPRGLWRRTTLDSYRTDRPDWDVLLDVDALAEAEGENWVWQGAAVLRPSYRRGLAELSRGGADAAVVREFDLESREFVVGGFELPEAKSRVGWIDEDLIYVGTDFGPGSMTASGYPRVMKEWRRGTPLSEAVTVFEGKPDDVAVFAYHDPTPGFERDFVGRAIDFYRTEKFLRTPGGLVKLDVPEDAQTTSHREWLLIRTRTAWTVGGQEYAPGTLLAANFDAYLAGDRELTVLFEPDGRTSLESWHWTQHHLLLTTLADVHTELHVLTPGEDGWRREPLAGAPELGTAEIIDTDPDHSDEYLLNTSGFTQPATLSYGQVGSGTEILKQAPARFDATGITVEQHFATSDDGTRIPYFVVRPRGGHGPTMLTGYGGFEVSRLPAYSGVIGRGWLARGGTYVLANIRGGGEYGPRWHTGAIKENRYLVYEDFAAVARDLVERGITTPERLGIQGGSNGGLLMGVMLTRYPELFGAIVSQVPLLDMRRYHLLLAGASWMAEYGDPDDPADWAYLAQYSPYQNVHKGRTYPPTLFMTSTRDDRVHPAHARKMMARMREQGHDVRYYENIEGGHGAAADNEQLAYKWALLFEFLWQKLSS from the coding sequence ATGGCTGACGAAGACCCGTACCTCTGGCTCGAGGACGTGACCGGCGAGCAGGCGCTCGAGTGGGTTCGGCAGCGCAACGCCGAATCGGTCGCCGAGCTCACGCCGAGCACGCGGTTCGAGCAGCTGCGCGCCGAGGCCCGCGAGGTGCTCGACGCCGACGACCGGATCCCCTACATCCGCCGGCGCGGCGAGTACTTCTACAACTTCTGGCAGGACGCGGCGCACCCGCGCGGCCTGTGGCGGCGGACCACGCTCGACTCCTACCGCACCGATCGTCCCGACTGGGACGTCCTGCTCGACGTGGACGCGCTCGCCGAGGCCGAGGGCGAGAACTGGGTGTGGCAGGGCGCGGCGGTGCTGCGGCCGTCGTACCGGCGTGGCCTGGCCGAGCTGTCCCGCGGTGGCGCGGACGCGGCGGTGGTGCGCGAGTTCGACCTGGAGTCTCGCGAGTTCGTCGTGGGTGGCTTCGAACTGCCCGAGGCGAAGAGCCGGGTCGGCTGGATCGACGAGGACCTGATCTACGTCGGCACCGACTTCGGCCCCGGTTCGATGACCGCGTCGGGTTATCCGCGGGTCATGAAGGAGTGGCGGCGGGGCACTCCGCTGTCCGAAGCCGTCACGGTCTTCGAAGGCAAGCCGGACGACGTGGCGGTGTTCGCCTACCACGACCCGACGCCGGGGTTCGAGCGCGACTTCGTCGGCCGCGCCATCGACTTCTACCGCACCGAGAAGTTCCTCCGCACCCCGGGCGGGCTGGTGAAGCTCGACGTGCCCGAGGACGCGCAGACCACCAGCCACCGGGAGTGGTTGCTGATCCGCACGCGCACCGCGTGGACCGTCGGCGGCCAGGAGTACGCGCCGGGCACCCTGCTCGCCGCGAACTTCGACGCCTACCTCGCCGGGGACCGCGAGCTGACCGTCCTGTTCGAGCCGGACGGGCGGACGTCGCTGGAATCCTGGCACTGGACGCAGCACCACCTGCTGCTCACCACCCTCGCCGACGTGCACACCGAGCTGCACGTGCTCACGCCCGGCGAGGACGGCTGGCGGCGTGAGCCGCTGGCCGGCGCGCCGGAACTGGGCACCGCGGAGATCATCGACACCGATCCCGACCACAGCGACGAGTACCTGCTCAACACCAGCGGTTTCACCCAGCCCGCGACGCTGTCCTACGGGCAGGTGGGTAGCGGCACCGAGATCCTCAAGCAGGCCCCGGCCCGCTTCGACGCGACGGGCATCACCGTCGAACAGCACTTCGCCACCTCCGACGACGGCACCCGCATCCCGTACTTCGTGGTGCGGCCGCGAGGCGGCCACGGGCCGACGATGCTCACCGGCTACGGCGGGTTCGAGGTGTCCCGCCTGCCCGCCTACAGCGGTGTGATCGGCCGCGGATGGCTGGCACGCGGCGGTACCTACGTGCTCGCGAACATCCGCGGCGGCGGCGAGTACGGCCCCCGCTGGCACACCGGCGCCATCAAGGAGAACCGGTACCTGGTCTACGAGGACTTCGCCGCGGTCGCCCGGGATCTCGTCGAGCGGGGCATCACGACGCCGGAGCGGCTGGGCATCCAGGGCGGCAGCAACGGTGGCCTGCTGATGGGCGTCATGCTCACCCGGTACCCGGAGCTGTTCGGCGCGATCGTCAGCCAGGTGCCGCTGCTCGACATGCGGCGCTACCACCTGCTGCTGGCCGGCGCTTCCTGGATGGCCGAGTACGGCGACCCCGACGACCCGGCGGACTGGGCGTACCTCGCGCAGTACTCGCCGTACCAGAACGTCCACAAGGGACGGACCTACCCGCCCACGCTGTTCATGACGTCCACCCGCGACGACCGGGTGCACCCCGCGCACGCGCGCAAGATGATGGCGCGCATGCGCGAGCAGGGGCACGACGTGCGGTACTACGAGAACATCGAGGGCGGGCACGGCGCCGCGGCGGACAACGAGCAGCTGGCCTACAAGTGGGCCTTGCTGTTCGAGTTCCTCTGGCAGAAGCTCAGCAGCTGA
- a CDS encoding cytotoxic translational repressor of toxin-antitoxin stability system encodes MTTWPQPTRQDHETFCRVEEWRRVRDARGRTGTHHVTYEPDLADGRVLRTRISHPVDRGGYGRGMGKHILRDQLDVEEPEFWSCVHDRVAPPRGTPAPPAGALPADLVHILISRVGLDEAEVAKMSKDEAVARVRRYWIEGT; translated from the coding sequence GTGACCACCTGGCCACAGCCGACTCGCCAGGATCACGAGACGTTCTGCCGGGTCGAGGAGTGGCGCCGGGTGCGCGACGCTCGCGGCCGGACCGGAACACACCACGTCACGTACGAACCCGATCTCGCCGACGGCAGGGTTCTCCGTACCCGCATCTCGCACCCGGTGGACCGCGGCGGCTACGGCCGGGGCATGGGGAAGCACATCCTGCGCGACCAGCTCGACGTCGAGGAACCGGAGTTCTGGTCGTGCGTGCACGACCGCGTCGCACCGCCTCGCGGGACACCTGCGCCGCCCGCAGGGGCTCTGCCGGCCGATCTCGTGCACATCCTGATCTCGCGCGTCGGTCTCGACGAGGCGGAGGTGGCGAAGATGAGCAAGGACGAGGCGGTCGCCCGGGTTCGGCGCTACTGGATCGAGGGCACCTGA
- a CDS encoding LysM peptidoglycan-binding domain-containing protein, whose protein sequence is MSVLTYQGPGSGQRLVRRAPEDGGRTALRPRRPEVRRPPTRSRVAAGRGSGPVAACSRRVAPRWPWLAAIGAAIALTVTGLGAFAGSFGPGVPERTATVAVAPGETLWDLARQYAPDSDTGAVVERIEALNHLPAGSVVPGLLLTVPVGSGSVTPAP, encoded by the coding sequence ATGTCGGTACTGACGTACCAGGGTCCGGGGAGCGGGCAGCGGCTGGTCCGGCGCGCGCCGGAGGACGGCGGGCGCACGGCGCTGCGCCCGCGCCGGCCGGAGGTCCGGCGGCCGCCGACGCGCTCGCGCGTCGCCGCCGGGCGCGGTTCCGGGCCGGTCGCCGCGTGCTCGCGCCGGGTCGCGCCGCGCTGGCCGTGGCTCGCCGCGATCGGCGCCGCCATCGCGCTCACCGTCACCGGGTTGGGTGCATTCGCCGGGTCGTTCGGTCCGGGCGTCCCGGAGCGGACGGCCACGGTCGCGGTCGCGCCGGGGGAGACGCTGTGGGATCTGGCGCGGCAGTACGCGCCGGACAGCGACACGGGCGCCGTGGTGGAGCGCATCGAAGCGCTGAACCACCTGCCGGCCGGTTCCGTGGTGCCCGGTCTGTTGCTCACCGTGCCGGTCGGGTCCGGCTCCGTGACACCCGCACCGTGA
- a CDS encoding vitamin B12-dependent ribonucleotide reductase, which yields MTETVGANTASGKAAKRGKRGLKISRVFTTEGVHPYDEVTWEQRDVVMTNWRDGSINFEQRGVEFPEFWSMNATNIVTSKYFRGAVGSPQRERSLKQLIDRVVSAYVKAGTEHGYFATATDAEVFEHELTWMLLHQVFSFNSPVWFNVGTSSKQQVSACFILAVDDTMESILDWYKEEGMIFRGGSGAGINLSRIRSSKELLSSGGTASGPVSFMRGADASAGTIKSGGATRRAAKMVVLDVDHPDIEEFIQTKAREEQKIRVLRDAGFDMDLSGADITSVQYQNANNSVRVTDEFMRAVESDGQFGLRARLTGEVLETVGAKKLFRSMAQAAWECADPGLQYDDTINDWHTCPESGRITASNPCSEYMHLDNSSCNLASLNLLKFLSDDGTFNGELFVKAVEFIITAMDISICFADFPTEAIGDTTRKFRQLGIGYANLGALLMATGHAYDSDGGRALAASITSLMTGTSYRRSAEIAGVVGPYEGYSRNAEAHQRVMRKHAAANDAIRTMHTNDAAIRDLATREWQSGIEIGTKNGWRNAQASVLAPTGTIGFMMDCDTTGIEPDFSLVKFKKLVGGGSMQIVNQTIPRSLKTLGYQDEQIEAIVEYIAEHGHVVDAPGLRPEHYEVYDCAIGERSIAPMGHVRMMAAVQPFLSGAISKTVNMPESATVEDIEEIYFQGWKLGLKALAIYRDNCKVGQPLSSGKKKAETAEVAEPEKVVEYKPIRKRLPKKRPSQTLSFTVGGAEGYLHAGSYPDDGLGEIFVKLGKQGSTLAGVMDAFSMSISVGLQYGIPLEFYVSKFSNLRFEPAGMTDDPDIRIATSVLDYLFRRLALDYLPYEKRAELGIFTAAERAAQVETGYGAQPAEPENVDLEELRSTVDSSPAKSESAEQPHVAHSTAELMELHLGKAADAPLCMTCGTKMRPAGSCYACEGCGATSGCS from the coding sequence ATGACCGAAACCGTGGGCGCGAACACGGCGAGCGGCAAGGCGGCCAAGCGGGGCAAGCGGGGGCTGAAGATCAGCCGGGTGTTCACGACCGAGGGCGTGCACCCGTACGACGAGGTCACCTGGGAGCAGCGTGACGTCGTCATGACGAACTGGCGGGACGGGTCGATCAACTTCGAGCAGCGGGGCGTCGAGTTCCCCGAGTTCTGGTCGATGAACGCCACCAACATCGTCACCAGCAAGTACTTCCGCGGCGCGGTCGGCAGCCCGCAGCGCGAGCGCAGCCTCAAGCAGCTCATCGACCGCGTCGTGAGCGCGTACGTCAAGGCTGGCACCGAGCACGGTTACTTCGCGACGGCCACCGACGCCGAGGTCTTCGAGCACGAGCTAACCTGGATGCTGCTGCACCAGGTGTTCAGCTTCAACTCGCCGGTGTGGTTCAACGTCGGCACCTCCTCCAAGCAGCAGGTCTCCGCCTGCTTCATCCTCGCCGTCGACGACACCATGGAGTCGATCCTCGACTGGTACAAGGAAGAGGGCATGATCTTCCGCGGCGGCTCCGGCGCGGGCATCAACCTCTCCCGCATCCGGTCGTCGAAGGAGCTGCTGTCCTCCGGCGGCACCGCCTCGGGTCCGGTGTCGTTCATGCGCGGCGCCGACGCCTCCGCGGGCACCATCAAGTCCGGCGGCGCCACCCGCCGCGCGGCGAAGATGGTCGTCCTGGACGTCGACCACCCGGACATCGAGGAGTTCATCCAGACCAAGGCGCGCGAGGAGCAGAAGATCCGCGTCCTGCGCGACGCCGGGTTCGACATGGACCTCTCCGGCGCCGACATCACGTCGGTGCAGTACCAGAACGCCAACAACTCGGTGCGTGTCACCGACGAGTTCATGCGTGCCGTCGAGTCGGACGGCCAGTTCGGCCTGCGCGCCCGCCTCACCGGTGAGGTGCTGGAGACCGTCGGCGCGAAGAAGCTGTTCCGCTCGATGGCGCAGGCCGCGTGGGAGTGCGCCGACCCGGGCCTGCAGTACGACGACACCATCAACGACTGGCACACCTGCCCCGAGTCGGGCCGGATCACCGCGTCGAACCCGTGCAGCGAGTACATGCACCTGGACAACTCCAGCTGCAACCTGGCGTCGCTGAACCTGCTGAAGTTCCTCTCCGACGACGGCACGTTCAACGGTGAGCTCTTCGTCAAGGCGGTCGAGTTCATCATCACCGCGATGGACATCTCGATCTGCTTCGCGGACTTCCCGACCGAGGCGATCGGTGACACCACCCGCAAGTTCCGCCAGCTGGGCATCGGCTACGCCAACCTGGGTGCGCTGCTGATGGCCACCGGTCACGCCTACGACTCCGACGGCGGCCGCGCGCTCGCGGCGAGCATCACCTCGCTGATGACCGGGACCTCCTACCGGCGTTCGGCGGAGATCGCGGGTGTGGTCGGCCCGTACGAGGGCTACAGCCGCAACGCCGAGGCGCACCAGCGGGTCATGCGCAAGCACGCCGCGGCCAACGACGCGATCCGCACCATGCACACCAACGACGCCGCGATCCGCGACCTCGCCACCCGCGAGTGGCAGAGCGGTATCGAGATCGGCACGAAGAACGGCTGGCGCAACGCGCAGGCCAGTGTGCTGGCCCCGACCGGCACGATCGGCTTCATGATGGACTGCGACACCACCGGGATCGAGCCGGACTTCTCGCTGGTGAAGTTCAAGAAGCTCGTCGGTGGCGGCTCGATGCAGATCGTGAACCAGACGATCCCGCGGTCGCTGAAGACCCTGGGCTACCAGGACGAGCAGATCGAGGCGATCGTCGAGTACATCGCCGAGCACGGCCACGTGGTCGATGCGCCGGGTCTGCGCCCGGAGCACTACGAGGTGTACGACTGCGCCATCGGTGAGCGTTCCATCGCGCCGATGGGGCACGTGCGGATGATGGCCGCGGTGCAGCCGTTCCTGTCCGGCGCGATCTCCAAGACGGTCAACATGCCGGAGTCGGCGACGGTCGAGGACATCGAGGAGATCTACTTCCAGGGCTGGAAGCTGGGCCTCAAGGCGCTGGCGATCTACCGCGACAACTGCAAGGTCGGCCAGCCGCTGTCGAGCGGGAAGAAGAAGGCGGAGACCGCGGAGGTCGCGGAGCCGGAGAAGGTTGTCGAGTACAAGCCGATCCGCAAGCGGCTGCCGAAGAAGCGCCCCAGCCAGACGCTGTCGTTCACGGTCGGCGGTGCCGAGGGTTACCTGCACGCGGGTTCCTACCCGGACGACGGGCTGGGCGAGATCTTCGTCAAGCTCGGCAAGCAGGGGTCGACGCTGGCCGGTGTCATGGACGCCTTCTCGATGTCGATCTCGGTGGGTCTCCAGTACGGCATCCCGCTGGAGTTCTACGTCTCGAAGTTCTCCAACCTTCGTTTCGAGCCGGCCGGGATGACGGACGACCCGGACATCCGGATCGCCACCAGCGTGCTGGACTACCTGTTCCGGCGCCTGGCGCTGGACTACCTGCCGTACGAGAAGCGGGCCGAGCTGGGCATCTTCACCGCGGCGGAGCGTGCGGCCCAGGTCGAGACCGGGTACGGTGCCCAGCCCGCCGAGCCGGAGAACGTGGACCTCGAGGAACTGCGCAGCACGGTCGATTCGAGCCCGGCGAAGTCCGAGTCGGCGGAGCAGCCCCACGTGGCGCACAGCACGGCCGAGTTGATGGAGCTGCACCTCGGCAAGGCTGCGGACGCCCCGCTGTGCATGACCTGCGGCACCAAGATGCGTCCCGCGGGATCCTGCTACGCGTGCGAGGGCTGCGGCGCCACCTCCGGTTGCAGCTGA
- a CDS encoding LysR family transcriptional regulator yields MELRQLRAFVAVASAGTVSAAAQRLELSPATVSEHVRSLETSLGVVLFDRKPTGMELAERGRLLLPEARRLLDQAESIRRLVSDERTRFTVGALETLVATRLPAVVARLGDRRPDVDLAVRSLMRQPMVRAVSDGSLDAGLLLDTGPALGTLGFDGGDLSFADIDTVRLYLVARPGQTARDDVLLVTPPGCSFRMAADRLLGTTGRRLEFDSVSTIRAWVTQGLGVALLPDFVVSGDLADGTLVALPVPESAELALRVVWRTDREDALREVLYAMAA; encoded by the coding sequence ATGGAGTTGCGACAGTTGCGGGCGTTCGTCGCCGTCGCTTCGGCGGGCACCGTGTCCGCCGCGGCGCAGCGGCTCGAGCTGTCCCCGGCGACGGTGTCCGAGCACGTGCGGTCGCTGGAGACCTCGCTCGGGGTGGTGTTGTTCGATCGGAAGCCGACGGGGATGGAGCTGGCCGAGCGCGGCCGGTTGCTGCTGCCCGAGGCGCGGCGGCTGCTCGACCAGGCCGAGTCGATCCGGCGGCTGGTGAGCGACGAACGGACCCGGTTCACCGTCGGCGCCCTCGAGACGCTGGTGGCGACGCGGCTGCCGGCGGTGGTCGCCCGTCTCGGCGACCGGCGGCCGGACGTCGACCTGGCGGTGCGGTCGCTGATGCGGCAACCGATGGTGCGGGCGGTGTCGGACGGATCACTGGACGCGGGACTGCTGCTGGACACCGGACCGGCACTCGGGACCCTGGGGTTCGACGGCGGTGATCTGTCGTTCGCCGATATCGACACCGTGCGGTTGTACCTGGTCGCCCGGCCGGGCCAGACCGCGCGGGACGACGTGCTGCTGGTGACCCCGCCGGGGTGTTCGTTCCGGATGGCGGCCGACCGCCTGCTCGGCACCACCGGCCGGCGGCTGGAGTTCGACAGCGTCTCCACGATCCGCGCGTGGGTCACCCAGGGACTGGGCGTGGCGCTGCTGCCGGACTTCGTGGTCAGCGGCGACCTCGCGGACGGCACGCTGGTCGCGTTGCCGGTACCGGAAAGCGCGGAACTGGCGCTGCGCGTCGTGTGGCGCACCGACCGGGAGGACGCACTGCGCGAGGTGCTCTACGCGATGGCCGCCTAG